AACAAGGTCATAGCTGTCACGATATCCTTCTTTGCGTCCAAGTTCCTCCGCACGACCATGAATCAATTCTACATCGGTCAAGCCGAGCGTATCTACAAGATGCTGCAGAAAGCCAATACGTTTATTTAGCGAGTCAATGATCGTCAGCTTAATATGCGGGAAACAAATTTTAAGAGGTAGTCCTGGGAACCCTGCCCCTGAACCAATATCTGCGAGTTTGTTTACCTTAGACATATCTGTATAAAACGCCAGCGATACCGAATCATAGAAATGCTTTGTATATACTTGTTCACGTTCGGTGATCCCGGTTAAATTCATCTTTTCATTCCAAGCTACCAGCTCCTGAAAATACAACTCGAATTGCTCCAACTGGCGTTCATCTAGCTCCAGTCCATGTTTCTTCAGGCGCCGTTGTAGCTGCTGTTGAATATCGTCCATTATTGTCCCCTTGCTGCGGTTACACGGTTATAATGCTCCAGGTAAACCAGCAGAATGGAGATATCCGCAGGAGTAACCCCGGCAATACGGGACGCCTGTCCTATCGAGATTGGACGAATCTTAGCGAGCTTCTGCTTTGCTTCCATAGCAAGGCCATGAATTTCGTCATATATAATCGTGTCCGGAATTTTTTTCTTCTCCATTTTTTGCAAACGTTCCACGTGGATCAATTGTTTCTCAATATAACCCGCATATTTAATTTGAATTTCTACTTGCTCTTTCATGTCAGCAGTCAGTTCCACCTCAGAAGGTGAGATCTGCTCAATCCAGTCATACCCGATCTCTGGGCGGCGCATCAATGTAAGAAGTGTGCTGCCATCCTGAAT
This window of the Paenibacillus marchantiae genome carries:
- the rsmG gene encoding 16S rRNA (guanine(527)-N(7))-methyltransferase RsmG, which produces MDDIQQQLQRRLKKHGLELDERQLEQFELYFQELVAWNEKMNLTGITEREQVYTKHFYDSVSLAFYTDMSKVNKLADIGSGAGFPGLPLKICFPHIKLTIIDSLNKRIGFLQHLVDTLGLTDVELIHGRAEELGRKEGYRDSYDLVTARAVAKLAVLNEFCLPFVRKSGLFAAMKGGDPREEMKEAEFSFNQLKGRVKAVHPFQLPVEESARHIILIQKFDKTPFKYPRKPGTPLKTPLV